A single region of the Candidatus Binatia bacterium genome encodes:
- a CDS encoding kelch repeat-containing protein codes for MPSALALSIPANTWVAQAAPTQVLPSGLGGTYQGRGWNHLRYDSVNQQMVLFDGYNEPPVYPLGNIYANSLWSYDPVKNQLSLEKLDHWTHTSTGTGPLPENTDDPTPYDRHSYACIVYVASHDAVYLWSGANSNIPDGYIGDMWSYSFARHAWRQIAGPHPFTVFEQAMAYDPFLEKLVLFGGSDRGYHDGDKTYVFDLKSELWTDVAPVTVPAPRAGQTLTFDPERRVTWMFGGAINGQPTNELWQYDARANTWVQVAVSGESPSPRRFANMAYDSTHDVVLLWGGVTGSNAALTDTWVLHPDRRTWEKLSPATSPDPLVNYAEDMDYDPVNDVFVMNQSGKFWLFRYGPEKPAAAAQAPSSVDLRLLSSNPARHETRMSFTLTRDADVRIDMVDSLGRRVATLVQGRYPAGEHEVDWAGGTSRRSASGIYYVRLTAEGRVLTRRVVLVR; via the coding sequence GTGCCGTCCGCCCTCGCGCTCTCGATCCCGGCCAATACGTGGGTCGCTCAGGCGGCGCCGACGCAGGTCCTCCCCTCGGGACTGGGAGGCACCTACCAGGGACGGGGGTGGAACCACCTGCGCTACGATTCGGTGAACCAGCAGATGGTCCTCTTCGACGGCTACAACGAGCCGCCGGTGTATCCGCTCGGCAACATCTACGCGAACTCCCTCTGGAGCTACGACCCGGTGAAGAACCAGCTCTCCCTGGAGAAGCTGGATCACTGGACCCACACCAGCACCGGCACCGGGCCCCTTCCGGAGAACACCGACGACCCCACGCCCTACGACCGTCACTCCTATGCGTGCATCGTCTATGTCGCCTCCCACGACGCCGTCTATCTCTGGTCCGGCGCCAACAGCAACATCCCCGACGGCTACATCGGCGACATGTGGAGCTACTCCTTCGCGCGGCACGCCTGGCGGCAGATCGCGGGTCCGCACCCCTTCACCGTCTTCGAGCAGGCGATGGCCTACGATCCCTTCCTGGAGAAGCTCGTCCTCTTCGGCGGATCGGACCGGGGCTACCACGACGGGGACAAGACCTACGTGTTCGACCTGAAGAGCGAGCTCTGGACCGACGTCGCGCCGGTGACGGTCCCGGCGCCGCGCGCCGGCCAGACGCTCACGTTCGATCCGGAGCGCCGCGTCACCTGGATGTTCGGCGGCGCGATCAACGGGCAGCCGACGAACGAGCTGTGGCAGTACGACGCGCGCGCGAACACCTGGGTCCAGGTCGCCGTTTCGGGAGAGTCCCCCAGTCCGCGCCGCTTTGCCAACATGGCCTACGACTCCACGCATGACGTCGTGCTCCTCTGGGGCGGCGTCACCGGCTCGAACGCGGCGCTCACGGACACGTGGGTGCTCCATCCCGACCGCCGGACCTGGGAGAAGCTCTCGCCGGCGACGTCTCCGGATCCCCTGGTGAACTACGCCGAGGACATGGACTACGACCCGGTCAACGACGTCTTCGTGATGAACCAGAGCGGGAAGTTCTGGCTCTTCCGCTACGGTCCCGAAAAACCGGCCGCCGCGGCGCAGGCGCCGTCCAGCGTCGATCTACGCCTGCTCTCGTCCAACCCGGCCCGTCATGAGACCCGCATGAGTTTCACGCTGACCCGCGACGCGGACGTGCGGATCGACATGGTCGACTCCCTCGGCCGGCGCGTCGCGACGCTCGTCCAGGGGCGCTACCCGGCGGGTGAGCACGAGGTGGACTGGGCCGGCGGTACGTCGCGCCGCTCGGCATCGGGGATCTACTACGTGCGGCTCACGGCGGAGGGACGCGTGTTGACGAGGAGGGTGGTGCTGGTTCGATAG